A genomic stretch from Solanum stenotomum isolate F172 chromosome 8, ASM1918654v1, whole genome shotgun sequence includes:
- the LOC125873115 gene encoding rRNA-processing protein FYV7, which yields MKKKMAKAGETETKKKAKCFKDKRKNMQRLGGGRGGLSLEAFANAKTKTNTYNPAIIKKQREFYKNAKYVNKYKRIVKQQQGEPSGSARQLEDEEGRRNKKNSARSLREIYERKREEDDKAMMETDATILARKEERQRAESRRKELREKMFKKTKSGQPVMKYRIEHILETLQGSKV from the exons atgaagaagaaaatggcaAAGGCGGGTGAGACGGAAACGAAGAAGAAAGCAAAATGTTTCAAGGATAAGAGGAAGAATATGCAAAGAttaggaggaggaagaggaggctTATCATTGGAAGCATTTGCAAACGCCAAAACCAAGACCAACACTTACAACCCTGCCATCATAA AAAAGCAAAGGGAGTTCTATAAGAACGCCaaatatgtaaataaatataagaggATAGTTAAGCAGCAACAAGGAGAGCCTTCTGGTTCTGCAAGACAACTAGAG GATGAAGAAGGGAGAAGAAATAAGAAGAATAGTGCTAGAAGCCTAAGAGAAATATATGAGAGAAAACGCGAGGAGGATGACAAGGCAATGATGGAGACAGATGCCACTATTCTAGCAAGGAAAGAAGAAAGGCAGAGAGCTGAATCTCGAAGGAAAGAACTAAGGGAGAAAATGTTCAAGAAAACCAAATCAGGCCAACCAGTCATGAAGTACAGAATAGAACATATTTTGGAAACACTTCAAGGATCAAAAGTATAA